From the Musa acuminata AAA Group cultivar baxijiao chromosome BXJ1-2, Cavendish_Baxijiao_AAA, whole genome shotgun sequence genome, one window contains:
- the LOC135606730 gene encoding protein NUCLEAR FUSION DEFECTIVE 6, mitochondrial-like, translating into MATAIGGARRALAGRGIPSSLISGAATSRAFPSSSARTRACSWLSRRKLPSGISRSAVELGCAQSLMPFHSVTATALLTSMLSARPGSWTWLSEGFATPL; encoded by the exons ATGGCGACGGCGATTGGCGGCGCTCGAAGAGCCCTCGCAGGCCGAGGGATCCCTTCTTCTCTGATCTCCGGTGCCGCAACTTCGAGAGCTTTCCCATCTTCTTCTGCTCGAACTCGGGCCTGCTCTTGGCTCTCGCGCCGCAAGCTTCCTTCTGGAATCTCGAG GTCCGCGGTTGAGTTGGGTTGTGCACAGTCTTTGATGCCTTTTCACAGCGTTACTGCTACGGCATTGCTCACTTCTATGCTCTCCGCAAGGCCTGGAAGCTGGACTTGGCTTTCAGAAG GATTTGCAACGCCTCTATGA
- the LOC135613021 gene encoding transcription factor bHLH162-like, protein MRNCHRGRADLKVERKMAEKYRRLHMKTLYLKLSSIIPAEHRTTAKDAMTKQDNLDQATSYIKYLRARIEKLKQRRLVQTSAVRNEMGTGYLLPIIEVKYQDLNLEILLISGVNKSFMFHEVINVLEEEGAEVIHASFSVVGDKIYHTIHSQAVSTRIGLEASRVSERLKELVK, encoded by the exons ATGAGGAACTGTCACCGTGGTCGAGCAGATCttaaggtggagaggaagatgGCGGAAAAATATAGGAGACTGCACATGAAGACCCTGTACTTGAAGCTTTCCTCCATCATTCCCGCGGAACACAGAACCACGGCAAAG GATGCAATGACAAAGCAAGACAACTTGGATCAAGCCACAtcttacatcaaatatcttcgtgCAAGGATCGAAAAGTTGAAGCAGAGAAGGCTCGTGCAGACCAGCGCGGTCAGAAATGAGATGGGAACGGGCTATCTATTGCCAATCATTGAAGTAAAATACCAGGATCTGAACCTGGAGATACTTCTGATAAGTGGTGTGAACAAGAGCTTCATGTTCCATGAGGTGATCAATGTTCTCGAGGAAGAAGGTGCCGAAGTCATCCATGCTAGCTTCTCAGTCGTCGGTGACAAGATCTACCACACAATACATTCGCAG GCTGTCAGCACCAGAATTGGCTTGGAGGCTTCGAGGGTATCTGAGAGACTGAAGGAGCTGGTTAAGTAA